The Archocentrus centrarchus isolate MPI-CPG fArcCen1 chromosome 5, fArcCen1, whole genome shotgun sequence genome contains the following window.
ACAGCATCCAGCCTGAAGAGGATTCTTTAGGGTTGTGTGGCTCCTTGAGTCAACACAATAGTGATGATAACACAAAAGGACTGGATAAACATGCAGATATTTTCCATcaatttaaaatgttcacaagaagaaaataaataaagaaaattaacataATGTCAGTAATGTTatgcaagtttgttttttttaaaaaaaaaaaaagaatcccatCTGCATGCTGCAGCACAGCCTCATTTTTTAGCTTGTAGAGCAAAAACATTCAGCTGATCAGACACTGTCTCACAGGATGTGTGGTATGGACGTGGACCTGGACGATGGTGGTTCAgctgaggaagagaaagaggaggagttCTGGATCGGAGAAGGCGTGAAGATGCTTCCCCCGCCTGTGGCTCACAGCGGGGGCAGTGCTTGGGGCAGCCGCAGAGGTAGGTGTGGCTGCCTGGCCTGCGGGGCAGCTCTCATCCTCTGGAACCTGTGCGTCGTCTTAGCCAGCGCTCTGCTCCTGGCTGTGGTCTTCTTTGTGGTACTCCTGCCTGCAGGACTGCTGCTGTACGCTGGTTTCCTTTGCCACTCCAGGGTAAGCTGTAAAAGTGTGGTTTCACTTAGTCTGGTGTTTATTCTCTTTGTAGTAGGTATAAACAGAAAGTGTGATTTTATGGCCATAGTTCAGATTGTAAAGTTTTATCTGAGGCAATCGTGCCTCTGGATGAATTTTCAGAGAATACTTAGCAAAGGTTATTGGAGACACAGTGGCAAGGGGTTAAAACTATAATGTCAGACACAAAATGCTGTTTATTGGTGTTGAGAATGATAATGGGCCCCATAGGACAATACtataacaatataaaataatggAATTTTGGATAGCTAAGTTATCCACTGAGCTGtggaaaatatttgttttttttaattctacatattttcaaaacaaattATATCCCCCAAAAGTCCTTTTGATCAATaagattttctctctctctgtttgaagTAAATAGGAACTATCTGTCaccatgcgcacacacacactgaacaaacTGGAACAACTGCTTCTGTGTAACTCGCGCACTGTCCCGATTTACtggacacacacaaagtaaacaATCTGCCCTCTGTAACTGTATTAGTGTGTTGGAAgagttcatttattttcaagGGGACgtgttatgctcatttccagcttcatgtttttgttcttttgctcCATCAGGCCTCGCATAATCCTTGTTTATCTGGTACAGGGCCTTAGCACAGCTCCGCAAtccatctgctgcctgcaaaaagctgttttagctccatTTACGGGGAATGCTGacctcattttatatatatatatatatatatatatatatatatatatatatatatatatatatatatatatatatatatatatatatatatgtaaaaggAAAACCTATTGGCCCATTTTAACATGTTTATAGAGGAAACACTTGCCATCCCTGCAGAGATTCAATCACAATACTTTTCCATGGCAAGTAGAATTTGGCAGCTAATGAGATATTTCCCCCAAGACACCAATAAAACCATCAAACAGACACCTAATAACTAACCTACGGTGGATTTATTAGGTGGCCAGATTAATGTCTGTCAGCTGAATTGATAAGCTGCTGTTTATTAAGTGATACTGTTATAGTGTAGTGCTTGCTGCTCATGTCTGATGGCTCCAGGTTTTTAATGTAGGTGGAAGAGGCGAGTGCTTCTCTGAACATGCAGGTGTATTTGGTTCTGAATatgtattttattcatttttgaagtgagaaaaagaaagaaaaaaacaaacctttcaAAACAAATTATGTAAAAGTTTTGGACATACTTTCACTTGTAAAGGCTTAGCAGTTTATCAGTTCACTGGGCTTTGATTGACTCAATAGGATTTGCAAAGCAGGTCAAGAATTATTAGGAGTTATCACTGTCTCTGACTCTTCAAACCCCGCAGTAACATCCGACAGCTGTGGGCTCCTCTAAAGTAAAACTGGCTGTGGATCATAGAAAAAGATTCCTACAAAGCAGTATAGAAACATCTTTGAGGGCAAGCGTAGAAGTCACACTAACATTTTGAAGAACAGTGGATGGACAGaaaagtaacagaaaaaaaaaaacacttatatGACTATATGAAGGGCTGACACAGGCCTAGTGGTGCTACTTTCCAGGTTAGAATAGAAGAATCACCAGAGGAAGAACCTCaccacaaaagacaaaaacatgtaaacatgctTTGCGGGTTGTGCAGCatcaaaaaaactcaaaacaaaacaagaaatctTGAGGGAAGAGTGGAGTCAACTATATATCATCAAATTCATCCTGCAGTCAGTCAAGGAAGAGAAACTGACATGAAATGAGGCTGACTTatacaacaggacagtgatccaaaGTGGAACCATTCACTACTTCATGAAACATCAGCTGAAGATTTAGAGTGGCTCAGACACTCCTTGGACCTGACCATCCTTGAAAAAAATCTGTGGGGAGAGCATTTAGATTGAACCTGAAGTGATCTGAGGAGTGGGTGAAAGTCTGGTAGCTGGCTACAAAAAGCATTTGAAGCTGTAATATTTGGCAAAGAGGGGTTATTAAGGAGCAAGGGGATCCAAACCTGTTACACatagttaattattttcacctattttttttttttaaagtaataacaAAAGTCACCCTAAAAACTAACCAAAGTGTTTGATGTAGTGTTAATTTTGTCTGTTGCTGCAGGGTtgtatttacttattttcaTTAAGCAACCAACAAGTATGCAAATATTTGGGCAACCCCAGGCAAATATGCCCAGGGTTGCCCAAAGATTTGCATCCAGC
Protein-coding sequences here:
- the tmem88bl gene encoding transmembrane protein 88B; its protein translation is MCGMDVDLDDGGSAEEEKEEEFWIGEGVKMLPPPVAHSGGSAWGSRRGRCGCLACGAALILWNLCVVLASALLLAVVFFVVLLPAGLLLYAGFLCHSRVLDAPSAICRYLDDNSCSALIILGFVMMSPLVVVVAAVFCGLLRKFRLLLFIQPITRAWYRGRLLDWAGSIHAWV